A section of the Pseudophryne corroboree isolate aPseCor3 chromosome 11, aPseCor3.hap2, whole genome shotgun sequence genome encodes:
- the LRRC4C gene encoding leucine-rich repeat-containing protein 4C: MLNKMTLHPQQMMIGPRFNRALFDPLFIVLLALQLLVVAGLVRAQTCPSVCSCSNQFSKVICTRRNLREVPDGISTNTRQLNLHENQIQIIKVDSFKHLRHLEVLQLSRNHIRTIEIGAFNGLANLNTLELFDNRLTTIPNGAFEYLSKLKELWLRNNPIESIPSYAFNRIPSLRRLDLGEMKRLSYISEGAFEGLSNLKYLNLGMCNLREIPNLTPLVKLDELDLSGNHLSVLRPGSFQGLTHLQKLWIMHSQIQVIERNAFDDLQSLVELNLAHNNLTLLPHDLFTPLHNLQRIQLHHNPWNCNCDILWLSWWLKEIVTTGSTCCARCSTPANLKGTHIAELDQNYFTCYAPVILEPPTDLNVTEGMAAELKCRASTSLTYVSWITPNGSIMTHGAYKVRISVLNDGTLNFTNVTVRDTGLYTCIVSNSAGNTTASATLNVTATDTGYTYFSTVTVETMEPSQDEARTTDHHVGPTPVIDWETTNATTSLMPHSTRSTEKPFTIPVTDANSGMPGIDEVMKTTKIIIGCFVAITLMAAVMLVIFYKMRKQHHRKNHHAPTRTVEIINVDDELTADTPIESHLPMPAIEHEHLNHYNSYKSPFNHTTTVNTINSIHSSVHEPLLIRANSKDNVQETQI, translated from the coding sequence atgttgAACAAGATGACATTACATCCACAGCAGATGATGATAGGTCCTAGGTTCAACAGGGCCTTATTTGACCCCCTTTTTATTGTGCTGTTGGCTCTCCAGCTTCTCGTGGTGGCCGGCTTGGTCAGAGCGCAGACCTGCCCTTCCGTATGTTCTTGCAGTAATCAGTTCAGCAAAGTTATTTGCACACGGAGAAACCTGCGCGAGGTTCCGGATGGTATATCCACCAACACGAGGCAGCTGAACCTTCATGAAAACCAGATCCAAATAATCAAAGTGGACAGTTTTAAACACTTACGACACTTAGAAGTTTTACAGTTGAGTAGGAATCACATTAGGACGATTGAAATTGGGGCCTTCAATGGCTTGGCCAACTTAAACACGTTAGAACTGTTTGACAATAGGCTGACTACCATTCCAAATGGAGCTTTTGAATATCTGTCAAAACTGAAAGAGCTTTGGCTGCGGAACAACCCCATTGAGAGCATCCCATCTTATGCTTTTAATCGCATCCCGTCACTGCGTCGGTTGGATTTGGGGGAAATGAAAAGATTGTCATATATTTCAGAAGGAGCATTTGAAGGGCTTTCGAACCTTAAATATTTGAACCTTGGGATGTGCAACCTAAGAGAAATACCCAACCTTACCCCTCTCGTGAAACTAGATGAGTTAGATCTTTCTGGGAACCATCTGTCGGTTCTCAGACCAGGATCATTCCAAGGATTAACCCATTTGCAAAAATTGTGGATTATGCATTCCCAAATTCAGGTGATTGAGCGGAATGCCTTTGATGATCTACAGTCGCTTGTGGAACTTAATTTGGCACATAATAATCTAACTTTACTGCCTCATGACCTGTTCACACCTCTCCATAATTTGCAAAGGATTCAATTGCACCACAATCCCTGGAACTGCAACTGTGACATACTTTGGCTGAGCTGGTGGCTAAAAGAAATAGTCACTACCGGCAGCACATGTTGTGCTCGTTGCAGCACTCCGGCCAATCTAAAAGGTACTCACATTGCAGAACTGGACCAGAATTATTTTACGTGTTATGCCCCTGTGATTTTGGAGCCACCCACTGATCTGAATGTCACAGAAGGGATGGCCGCTGAACTCAAATGTCGGGCATCAACATCATTGACTTATGTTAGTTGGATTACTCCTAATGGCTCCATTATGACCCATGGGGCTTACAAAGTACGAATATCTGTGCTTAATGACGGCACACTAAACTTTACAAATGTAACAGTGCGAGATACGGGATTGTACACGTGCATAGTGAGTAACTCTGCAGGGAACACCACTGCCTCAGCGACACTGAATGTGACCGCAACCGATACTGGTTACACATACTTTTCCACCGTCACTGTAGAGACAATGGAACCATCTCAGGATGAGGCGAGGACCACGGATCATCATGTAGGCCCTACACCAGTCATTGACTGGGAAACCACAAATGCAACCACCTCGCTAATGCCTCACAGCACAAGGTCCACAGAGAAACCCTTCACCATCCCAGTCACGGATGCAAATAGTGGAATGCCAGGTATAGATGAAGTTATGAAGACCACCAAAATTATAATTGGCTGCTTTGTGGCCATCACCCTAATGGCAGCCGTCATGTTGGTTATTTTCTACAAGATGAGGAAACAGCACCACAGAAAGAACCACCACGCTCCCACGCGGACTGTTGAGATTATAAACGTGGATGATGAACTAACCGCTGACACTCCCATTGAGAGCCACTTGCCCATGCCCGCGATTGAACACGAGCATTTAAACCACTATAACTCTTATAAGTCCCCTTTTAATCACACAACAACAGTGAACACAATAAATTCAATACACAGCTCTGTGCATGAACCTTTACTGATTCGCGCAAACTCTAAGGACAATGTACAGGAGACGCAGATCTGA